A stretch of DNA from Candidatus Saccharibacteria bacterium oral taxon 488:
GTTCGTTCTCGCATCCCACTGGGGTTAGTCAAGCGACCGCTCGCAATTATCCGACGCGGACGCAATGTGCTCAAAAAAAAGAAGTCGACACCGGCGACCGAGGTGCTGCCAGCGTGGCTTGATGCTGAATGGCGAGCATTACATCATATTGAGAAACTAATTTTTCCACCACATCCATTGCCGACAGTATACCACACAATTACTGATGATCATTATCGTGTTGGCTTGGCGTATTGGCAAATATGTCGTGATTTACGAAACGACACCTATGATTATGTGCTGTTCGTACCGTGGCTCAAGCGTGGTGGTGCTGATCTATTTGCTCTTAACTACGCCAACACCGCTGCGTCACTCGGCAAGAAAGTTTTGGTTATTGCCACAAATGAAGTTGACGCTAATTACTCAGAGTGGCGACCACGACTTAACATCGACGTAGATTTCGTGCCGTTTGGGACAATTACCCGATTCTTCCCGATAGAGCAAAAATATAGACTGCTAGAGCAACTGATCGAAAATATCCACGTGCCGGTGCTCCATATCCTCAATTCAGAGCTAGCCTATGATTTTGTGCGAGATCACGCAGTATATATCAAGGCCACTGGTAAAAAAGTTATTGCTACGTCCTATAGCCAAAGCACCGATGAAACTGGACGAATATTTGGTTTTTCACACAGTCATCTGCCACAGATTTATCACCTGCTCTCTGAGATAACCACCGATAATGAAGCCGTCAAGTCGATGTGGGTTAATGAATATGCTTATGACGCGGATGCAATTACCGTTCACCATCAACCACTTGATAGCAGCACGTACACACCGATAGCAAAGTTGGCTGGTCAAAGGCGTATTCTTTGGGCGTCCCGCCTATCACCAGAGAAATTACCTCAACTAGTTGCAGCTATCGCTGATCTATTACCTGATGATGTCCACATTGATATGTACGGTGACGCATCGAGCGAGTTTCCCACCCATAAACTACCGTCACATCCACGGGTTCATTACCGCGGCGGCTTTAATGGTGTACCGTCACTGCCTGTTGACAACTATGACGCCTTTCTCTACACATCGCTCTTTGACGGCATGCCAAATACGCCAATTGAGATAGCTCTGCGCGGATTGCCGCTCGTAGCAGCGCGAGTTGGTGGAGTGGCAGACTTTGTTGGTACATATGGACAGATTGTTGATGATATCACCAATCCAAAAGCCTACGCTGAAGCGTTAACTGTTGTTCTGGACAATCCTAAGACAGCGTTTGCTAACGCCCAATCTCTACGAAAGCAGGCGCTACGTGATTTTTCACAAAAAAGGTTTTTGACAGAAGTTAGGCGTATGCTTAAGCGATAATTGTCCGCTCTACTCGCGCACTCTCATCTCCCCCTTCACCGCCTCATTACCAGTCTCAAGCGGTGGAGCAGCATATTCGTGCCACGTGCGGCCGTCAAAGGTGGAGAAGTAGGCGCGGTAGACACCAACTGGAAAGGGACGAGTGGTCTTGAATTCTTGTTCTTGACCAGGTTGAATGGTGGTTGGTTGGAGGCAGCCGAGATCATAGTTTGCTCCATGTTGGTTGCGCATAATGAGACAGGTGCGGTTAGTGGTAGTGATGGGTTGGCTGGCAAAGTTCTTGATCTTAAAGGTGGTAGTGACTGGCTCACCGGCACGTGGAGAGGGATTAGAGAAAGTGATACCCTGGGTGAGTGTGGGGTTGGGGAGAATGGTGAACGATAAGCTGGTCACCTCCTTACCGTTCACTCCTGGCAGCGCCACCCCTTCGTGCCAGCGGCTACCATCGTATAACGCAAAGAAGGCTCTATACGTGCCCAGTTTGTTAAAAGGACGACCGAGCGAAAACTGTACACTACTTTGTGGGGCAATTCCTTTTGTTGATTGACAGCCAAGGTCATGATTCTCACCACGTGGACCCCGAATAATGTAGCACAAGCGCTGATCAGTCTGCGACACCGCCGAACTAAGATTACGCAAAGTGAATGAGCCAGTCAGCTTGTCACCAGCACGCGCTGGCGCTGGTGTTATCGATAACCCCTGTGACATGACAACATCCTGCAGCACTCTCATCTCCCCCTTCACCGCCTCATTACCAGTCTCAAGCGGTGGAGCAGCATATTCGTGCCACGTGCGGCCGTCAAAGGTGGAGAAGTAGGCGCGGTAGACACCAACTGGAAAGGGACGAGTGGTCTTGAATTCTTGTTCTTGACCAGGTTGAATGGTGGTTGGTTGGAGGCAGCCGAGATCATAGTTTGCTCCATGTTGGTTGCGCATAATGAGACAGGTGCGGTTAGTGGTAGTGATGGGTTGGCTGGCAAAGTTCTTGATCTTAAAGGTGGTAGTGACTGGCTCACCGGCACGTGGAGAGGGATTAGAGAAAGTGATACCCTGGGTGAGTGTGGGGTTGGGGAGAATGGTGAACTGCGCCCGATTACCAGCACTAGCTGGTGTCGGCACCGGATACTGCGCCTCGGTCCAAGTTATCCCCTTATCGAGAGTGCCACTGATGCGCGCCTTGTATAGACCACTTTCTCGTGGAATAAACTCTTGGTCATAGGCATAGGTTGCACCCGGCGCAAGGCTGTTGACTGTATCAAAACTGGCATCAGCATTTCGTCCGCTCGGACTAGTAATTGCCGCGCCAAAATAACCGAGGTCGATTGGCTTCGGACTATTATTTTTAACCGTGAAGCGAATCCGTGTTGATTGCCCAACGTGTGTCCGTTGATTTTGAATAGTTACTGGGGAAGTTACTGTTGGCGCCGTCTGCACAAACGTCGACACTTCGCGGCTATGGCCCGGAGCTGATTCTGGATAATTATTACTCCAACCGTTGCCCTCACGGTAATTTGTGATCCAGAATTTATAATTCTCCTCTTTGGTTAACTTAGTTGTCACTCGGTAGGTATATGTCTGCCATGGCTCAAGAATAACCCGTTGGCTACCAAAGTCATAGTTATTCCACTTGCTATCACGGGCAGCTATCGCCATGGTCCCCAAGTCGCGGCGCTGATTTGTGGCGTTACGGATAGTAAACGATGCGGTTATTGTCATGTCCGTAAATAGTTTTGACCCGGTCCCCTCCGTTCTCACTGACAGCGGCGATTCAATTCGCACAGATTTCAGCGGCGAACCAAACCATTCATTAAAGAAGCGCCAAAAATTACGATTACCATATGCTCCACAGTGGGCCGTCCCTGGATAGGCGTCAAGGGCACCTTGATTTGGCTGATATGGGGTGTAGTTGTACAAGTTGGCTGTTGCTTGATTCTCGATATATACCCATGAGCCGCCACAGGCCGCGTTTGGACTATACTGGATGTAATTTGACCGACCAGCCTTATAGCGATATTCGCCCGGACGATTAGTATATAGCCGGAATTGGCGCGCCGCCATCCGTAGCTGATTATACATACCGGCATACTCGTTTGAACAATTCGCTGTATTACCCGGCCCGCTGTCCGGACAAGCAAAGCCCATAGCATACTTATACTGACTCTTGAGTGGCCAGACATCAGTAAACAGTGACCCCTGTTCTTTCTTTAGTGTCACCAGCATTACTTGCGGATTAATACCAAATTCTTTTGATACATTCCAAATAATATTGGCCACCGACAGACCGCCAGCAAACCAACCGCCGCCCCTTTCAAACGAGGTCTCTTTCGTACTTGGATTTTCGTGATAATCCCGCAGACAGGCATATGGTGGACCGTGCCAACCGCGTTTAGCTGCATATTGCGCTCGCGTACCTCCGCCATACTCAGATGGCCCAGTCCCCCATGTATCGCAGGCTGGCGTATGACTGTTGATAAAGTTTTGAATATCTTGAACGCTTGAAAATGTATTAGTATCATAAAAAACATTGTCATCAATAATTCGCCCGGGACTCCATGGCGACAACGCCCCTGTTTTTGGCCAAAAAATAATCCCTAGACTAACAACACCAACGACGGCCAGTGTATATCCGACACGCTTTAGCCAGGACGGTTTCATACTCTGTAACTGAATCACCGTAACCCCTCCTTGCGGAACGACGGCCCATTTGTAGATTCTCCAATATATGCACTTGATGAGTAAGTAACTTTTATCGACATATCAGTGCCCGATGGTAATTCTGATAGTGGAATCTCGGCCATCCGACAATTCGTTGAGCTCGGACCAGCGGATGCACCAGTTTGGCGCGAAACTTGACCACCGGACCAGTAGACCGTGAAGGTACAGCTGCCGCCATTTTCGACAATAGCGTTAACGCCACCATCAATTTGTAGGCGCTGGCCGTCGCCACTGAGGCCGTAGCCGCTCACAATCGGCGTTACTGCTTGTTTTGAACCGCGTTGCTCGCTGGGGCCAGCTGGTTTATCAGGACTACGACCATCCCGCTCTTCTGGTTTCGTCTTATTGTCATCAACCTTCTTATCGTCACTCTTATTATCGTTTTCTTTCGTCTGGGATGAAGCAGCACCCTCCTTAGCTTGCTCTGCTCGTTGTGGTCGCGTTACTGCATAAACAACCGCCGCAATAGTAATTACGACGACCGCGCTCACTAAACTAATGATTATAGCCCTGGTCTTCTTTGACGTT
This window harbors:
- a CDS encoding glycosyltransferase, with product MKPLLSIIVTAHHEGLIAHKTMRSIERAVSLLRDSDISYEIIVSIDRGDEETIRYFSNYTALPIAIYQWNHGDLAQSRNSAITKAHGRFIAFIDADDLMSANWLRDGVQFLTNHSYGKYVAHSAYTIEFEGANAIVEKVGYTNKDRDTLLSVLSGRWNSVIIAPSTLLRQFPYTPNSPGYGYEDWFMSCQFIQHGIKNVLIPETAIFVRRKATGSEWARQKTSRSVLHAHPLFSPSHFRTIKLDSVATPASERRRQTKNTIKELMVRSRIPLGLVKRPLAIIRRGRNVLKKKKSTPATEVLPAWLDAEWRALHHIEKLIFPPHPLPTVYHTITDDHYRVGLAYWQICRDLRNDTYDYVLFVPWLKRGGADLFALNYANTAASLGKKVLVIATNEVDANYSEWRPRLNIDVDFVPFGTITRFFPIEQKYRLLEQLIENIHVPVLHILNSELAYDFVRDHAVYIKATGKKVIATSYSQSTDETGRIFGFSHSHLPQIYHLLSEITTDNEAVKSMWVNEYAYDADAITVHHQPLDSSTYTPIAKLAGQRRILWASRLSPEKLPQLVAAIADLLPDDVHIDMYGDASSEFPTHKLPSHPRVHYRGGFNGVPSLPVDNYDAFLYTSLFDGMPNTPIEIALRGLPLVAARVGGVADFVGTYGQIVDDITNPKAYAEALTVVLDNPKTAFANAQSLRKQALRDFSQKRFLTEVRRMLKR